A genomic window from Plodia interpunctella isolate USDA-ARS_2022_Savannah chromosome 29, ilPloInte3.2, whole genome shotgun sequence includes:
- the rept gene encoding ruvB-like 2 has protein sequence MASLAAAQVQEVRSITRIERIGAHSHIRGLGLDDSLEPRAVSQGMVGQKTARKAAGVVLQMIREGKIAGRAVLLAGQPGTGKTAIAMGLAQALGPDTPFTSMAGSEIYSLEMSKTEALTQAIRKSIGIRIKEESEIIEGEVVEVVVERAAGGGGARVGRLTLKTTDMETNYDMGAKMIDSLLKEKVQAGDVITIDKATGKINKLGRSFARARDYDATGQQARFVQCPEGELQKRKEVVHTVTLHEVDVINSRTHGFLALFSGDTGEIKSEIREQINSKVAEWREEGKAEMIPGVLFIDEAHMLDIECFSFLNRALESETSPVVMMATNRGITRIRGTAYCSPHGIPLDLLDRMIIVPTAPYPHKELREILNIRCEEEDCQMSADALTVLTRVATETSLRYAIQLITTASLVAKRRKATEVSMEDVKKVYSLFLDEHRSEQFLKEYQDEFMFNDGGGDAPQMMEVAQ, from the exons ATGGCT tcATTAGCAGCCGCCCAAGTGCAAGAGGTGCGCTCCATAACGCGTATCGAGCGAATTGGAGCACATTCTCATATTCGGGGGTTAGGTCTCGATGATTCCTTGGAGCCCCGCGCTGTGTCCCAGGGCATGGTGGGTCAGAAAACGGCAAGAAAAGCCGCCGGAGTCGTATTGCAGATGATTCGAGAAG GTAAAATAGCAGGCCGCGCTGTGCTGTTGGCCGGGCAACCGGGCACCGGCAAGACAGCTATAGCCATGGGCCTGGCCCAGGCTTTAGGACCGGACACACCTTTCACAAGCATGGCAG GTTCCGAAATATATTCTTTGGAGATGAGCAAGACTGAAGCGCTTACTCAAGCCATCAGGAAATCTATTGGTATTAGAATCAA aGAAGAATCAGAGATAATAGAAGGCGAGGTGGTAGAGGTGGTGGTGGAGCGCGCGGCGGGGGGCGGAGGCGCGCGGGTGGGGAGGCTCACTCTAAAGACCACCGACATGGAAACTAACTATGACATGGGTGCCAAGATGATCGACTCGCTGCTCAAGGAAAAG GTGCAAGCCGGTGACGTCATAACCATAGACAAGGCTACAGGCAAGATCAACAAGCTTGGGAGGAGTTTCGCCAGAGCCAGAGACTATGACGCTACgg GCCAGCAAGCCCGCTTCGTGCAGTGCCCAGAAGGCGAGCTGCAGAAGCGCAAGGAGGTCGTTCACACCGTCACGTTGCACGAGGTCGATGTCATCAACTCCAGAACACACGGGTTCTTGGCACTTTTCTCTG GCGACACGGGCGAGATAAAATCTGAGATTCGCGAGCAGATAAACAGCAAAGTGGCGGAGTGGAGGGAGGAGGGGAAGGCAGAGATGATTCCCGGAGTGTTGTTCATTGATGAG GCCCACATGCTGGACATCGAATGCTTCTCGTTCCTGAACCGTGCGCTGGAGTCGGAGACGTCGCCGGTGGTGATGATGGCCACCAACCGCGGCATCACGCGCATCCGCGGCACCGCGTACTGCAGCCCGCACGGCATCCCGCTCGACCTCTTGGACAGGATGATCATTGTGCCCACCGCGCCTTATCCGCACAAGGAGCTCAGAGAAATACTCAATATTAG ATGTGAAGAGGAAGACTGTCAGATGTCGGCTGACGCGCTGACAGTGCTCACGCGCGTGGCAACAGAGACGTCGCTGAGATACGCGATACAGCTCATCACTACTGCGTCGCTGGTGGCCAAGAGGAGGAAGGCTACTGAG GTGAGCATGGAAGACGTGAAGAAAGTGTACTCCCTGTTCTTGGACGAGCATCGCTCGGAGCAGTTCCTGAAGGAGTACCAGGACGAGTTTATGTTTAACGACGGGGGCGGAG atGCCCCCCAGATGATGGAAGTGGCTCAATAA
- the LOC128682134 gene encoding xaa-Pro aminopeptidase ApepP-like, with the protein MIVFCVIIVISVACGHIPDQDWAEPNGGSDYLYKHLPEDRLGIDNSLERLTALRQVLNDNNLDAYIVPTADAHSSQYIAASDARREWISGLSGSSGTAVVTANYARVWTDARYFTQFYMQVDTEHWELARQGIDPAINTWLAQNLTANSAVGVDPTTYTRAAWNTLKTALSAANIELVATPNNLVDIARTNIGDSPPARPSNDLIVLPIEFSGRQASDKVAELITLIQQRGAIALVLTALDEIAYTLNIRGSDILYNPVFFSYLIIRTDVEAPNNVILFWRDGVLPDNITAHLSSEGLHLQTQPYDQIFTYLSQFSANLPESSVLWLSDAGSHAIYLAAESGIATILSSLSPVANIKCIKNDVELRGFRTAHVKDGIAVVRALRWVEEAVAAGETVTELDLSNKLAEFRSQEADSYGPSFATIAGAGENGAIIHYKPPDEGSRVIGKGDMLLVDSGGQYKDGTTDITRTRHMSASPTDAQRRAFTRVLKGQILMGTAVFPRGILGNRLETLARKALWDVGLDYAHGTGHGVGHFLNVHEGPSGILSGVIATDPGIVENMIFSNEPGYYEVGEYGIRHEDLVEVILLDSSVDHIMADSLVGDFGGIGALGFYTISLVPHQTACLDVDILTDLEIKYINDYHARVLNTLGPILQQRELHDDYAWLERECAPIARSAAILMTSSPILLLAVTWLRI; encoded by the exons ATGATCGTTTTTTGTGtcat CATAGTCATTTCGGTGGCGTGTGGTCATATACCAGACCAGGATTGGGCTGAACCTAACGGTGGATCGGATTACC TATATAAACATCTCCCAGAGGACCGACTGGGCATAGACAATAGTTTGGAGCGACTCACTGCCCTCCGTCAAGTGCTAAATGACAACAATTTGGATGCTTACATCGTGCCTACTGCTGACGCACACAGC TCGCAATACATAGCGGCGTCGGACGCCCGACGGGAGTGGATATCCGGGTTGTCCGGATCGTCGGGCACGGCTGTAGTAACGGCGAACTACGCACGAGTGTGGACTGACGCTAGATACTTCACACAGTTTTATATGCAGGTGGACACCGAACACTGGGAGCTGGCTAGACAGG gaaTCGATCCCGCTATCAACACCTGGCTGGCTCAAAATCTGACGGCGAATAGTGCAGTGGGTGTGGACCCTACCACCTACACGCGCGCTGCTTGGAACACATTGaag ACGGCGCTGTCAGCCGCTAACATAGAGCTAGTGGCGACCCCAAACAACCTGGTGGACATTGCGAGAACTAATATTGGTGATTCCCCACCAGCGAGACCTAGCAATGACCTGATCGTTCTACCCATAGAGTTTTCTG GAAGACAAGCCAGCGATAAAGTGGCAGAATTGATTACTTTAATACAACAGCGAGGCGCCATCGCTTTGGTTTTAACTGCCTTGGATGAAATTGCCT ATACGCTCAACATTCGAGGTTCAGATATACTATACAATCCTGTGTTTTTCTCCTACCTCATTATAAGGACTGATGTG GAAGCGCCTAACAATGTAATACTGTTCTGGAGAGATGGCGTGTTGCCTGACAACATAACTGCGCACTTGTCTTCGGAGGGGTTGCATCTTCAAACACAACCTTATGACCAGATATTCACATACCTGTCACAATTCTCc GCTAATTTGCCCGAGAGCAGCGTGCTGTGGCTGTCTGATGCCGGCAGCCACGCGATCTACCTCGCTGCTGAGTCT GGAATCGCAACGATATTGTCGTCTCTCTCTCCAGTGGCCAACATCAAGTGCATAAAGAATGACGTCGAACTCCGTGGCTTCAGAACGGCTCACGTAAAGGACGGTATCGCCGTGGTGCGCGCTCTGAGATGGGTGGAGGAAGCGGTTGCAGCCGGGGAAACCGTCACTGAACTTGATTTGTCTAATAAACTTGCCGAATTTAGGAG TCAAGAAGCGGACTCGTACGGCCCGTCATTCGCGACCATCGCAGGCGCAGGCGAGAATGGCGCTATCATACATTACAAGCCTCCTGATGAAGGGTCCAGGGTCATTGGGAAGGGAGACATGCTGCTGGTGGACTCCGGAGGACAATACAA GGATGGAACAACAGACATAACCAGGACTCGACACATGAGCGCGTCGCCGACAGACGCGCAACGCCGCGCGTTCACACGAGTGCTGAAGGGACAAATTCTTATGGGAACTGCTGTCTTCCCGAGAGGAATCCTG GGTAATAGACTAGAGACTTTAGCTCGCAAAGCGCTATGGGACGTGGGTCTGGACTACGCGCACGGCACGGGGCACGGGGTGGGGCACTTCCTCAACGTGCACGAGGGGCCCTCGGGGATCTTGTCCGGAGTTATAGCTACCGATCCGGGAATCGTTGAGAATATGATTTTCAGCAATG AGCCTGGTTACTACGAGGTAGGGGAGTATGGTATCAGGCACGAAGACCTGGTGGAAGTCATCCTCCTGGACAGTTCTGTTGATCATATTATG GCGGACAGTTTAGTAGGAGACTTTGGCGGTATAGGAGCGCTGGGTTTCTACACAATATCACTGGTGCCGCATCAAACTGCTTGTCTGGATGTCGACATCCTCACAGACTTGGAG attaaatacataaacgaCTATCACGCGAGAGTATTGAATACGTTAGGCCCGATCCTACAACAACGGGAACTACACGACGACTACGCGTGGTTGGAGCGTGAATGCGCGCCAATCGCTCGCAGCGCCGCCATCTTGATGACATCGTCGCCCATTTTGTTGCTAGCTGTCACGTGGCTCAGAATATAG